A single region of the Ziziphus jujuba cultivar Dongzao chromosome 10, ASM3175591v1 genome encodes:
- the LOC107412008 gene encoding probable linoleate 9S-lipoxygenase 5 produces MLHNIIDTLTGQNGNNKRKIKGTVILMKKNVLDFNDFHASILDRVHELIGQRVSLQLISSVNGDPAHGLKGKLGKTAYLEDWITTITPLTAGESAFEVNFDWDDEIGVPGAFLIRNDHHSEFYLKTVTLEDVPDEGHVHFICNSWVYPTEKYKEDRIFFSNKTYLPSDTPLPLRQYREKELVQLRGDGKGELQEWDRIYDYAYYNDLGNPDKGSKYARPVLGGSSEYPYPRRGRTGRAPTKTDPESESRLKLLKSLNIYVPRDERFGHLKMSDFLAYALKSVAQVLKPEFEALFDSTPSEFDSLKDVNDLYEGGIKVPEGILENIRDNIPAEMLKEIFRTDGEQVLKFPVPQVIKEDKTAWRTDEEFGREMLAGVNPVVIRRLQEFPPTSKLDREVYGDQTSAITEEHIKGNLDGLTVDEAIKKNKLFILDHHDALMPYVRRINSTTTKIYATRTILFLKNDGTLKPLAIELSLPHPDGDKYGAISKVFTPAEHGVESSIWQLAKAYVTVNDSGYHQLISHWLNTHAAIEPFVIATNRQLSTLHPIFKLLEPHFRDTMNINAFARQILINAGGILEMTVFPGKYAMEMSSVLYKNWVFPEQALPADLIKRGVAVKDPKSPHGVRLLIEDYPYAVDGLEIWSAIKTWVEDYIPCYYQTDEMVQNDAELQSWWKELREEGHGDMKDKPWWPKMQTREELAESCTIIIWIASALHAAVNFGQYPYAGYLPNRPTISRRFMPEKGTPEYDELESDPNKAFLKTITAQLQTLLGVSLIEILSRHSTDEIYLGQRDNPEWTSDGKPLKAFEKFGNTLAKIEERIMQRNQDEKLKNRVGPVKVPYTLLFPTSEGGLTGKGIPNSVSI; encoded by the exons ATGTTGCACAACATCATCGACACGCTGACAGGGCAGAATGGAAATAACAAGAGGAAGATCAAAGGGACAGTGATTTTGATGAAGAAAAACGTCTTGGACTTCAATGACTTCCATGCTTCGATTCTTGATCGTGTGCATGAGTTGATTGGCCAACGTGTTTCTCTGCAGCTTATAAGCTCTGTCAATGGCGACCCTG CACATGGATTGAAGGGGAAGCTTGGAAAAACAGCTTACTTGGAAGACTGGATTACCACAATCACCCCCTTAACAGCAGGAGAGTCTGCATTCGAGGTTAACTTTGATTGGGATGACGAAATAGGAGTTCCAGGAGCATTCTTAATCAGAAACGATCACCACAGCGAATTCTACCTCAAGACTGTCACATTGGAAGATGTTCCTGATGAAGGTCATGTCCATTTTATCTGCAACTCATGGGTTTATCCTACAGAAAAATACAAAGAAGACCGCATTTTCTTCAGCAACAAG ACATATCTTCCAAGTGATACACCGCTTCCACTACGCCAATACAGAGAAAAAGAACTGGTGCAATTGAGAGGAGATGGAAAAGGAGAGCTCCAAGAATGGGATAGGATCTATGACTATGCTTACTACAATGATTTGGGGAATCCAGATAAAGGTTCAAAATATGCCCGTCCAGTTCTTGGAGGGTCTAGTGAGTATCCTTACCCTCGAAGAGGAAGAACAGGCAGAGCACCAACAAAGACAG ATCCTGAAAGTGAGAGTAGGCTGAAGCTTCTTAAGAGCTTAAACATATATGTCCCAAGAGATGAGAGATTTGGTCACCTGAAGATGTCAGACTTCCTTGCTTATGCATTGAAATCTGTAGCTCAGGTCCTTAAACCTGAGTTTGAAGCTCTATTTGACAGCACGCCAAGTGAGTTTGACAGCCTCAAAGATGTCAATGACCTTTATGAAGGAGGAATTAAGGTCCCTGAAGGAATACTTGAAAATATCAGGGATAACATCCCAGCAGAGATGCTCAAAGAAATTTTCAGAACTGATGGTGAACAAGTCCTCAAATTCCCTGTGCCACAAGTGATTAAAG AGGATAAAACTGCTTGGAGGACTGATGAAGAATTTGGAAGAGAAATGCTGGCTGGAGTGAACCCTGTTGTCATTCGTCGTCTCCAA GAGTTCCCACCAACAAGCAAGCTGGATCGTGAAGTTTATGGTGATCAAACCAGTGCCATAACTGAAGAACACATAAAGGGTAACTTGGATGGGCTCACTGTAGATGAG GCAATCAAGAAGAACAAGTTGTTTATATTAGATCACCATGATGCATTGATGCCATATGTGAGGAGGATAAACTCAACAACAACGAAGATTTATGCCACCAGGACCATCCTTTTCTTGAAAAATGATGGGACTTTGAAGCCATTGGCAATTGAATTAAGCTTACCACATCCTGATGGTGACAAATATGGTGCAATAAGCAAAGTATTTACACCAGCTGAACATGGTGTTGAAAGTTCAATTTGGCAACTAGCTAAAGCTTACGTGACTGTGAATGACTCTGGTTATCATCAGCTCATTAGTCATTG GTTGAATACCCATGCTGCCATTGAGCCATTTGTTATAGCAACCAACAGACAACTTAGCACGCTCCACCCCATCTTTAAACTCTTGGAGCCCCATTTCCGCGACACCATGAATATAAATGCATTTGccaggcagattctcatcaatgCTGGTGGAATTCTGGAGATGACAGTTTTCCCGGGAAAGTATGCCATGGAAATGTCATCGGTACTCTACAAAAACTGGGTTTTCCCTGAGCAAGCCCTGCCTGCAGATCTTATCAAACG AGGAGTGGCAGTGAAGGATCCAAAATCCCCACACGGCGTTCGCCTGCTGATAGAGGACTATCCATATGCTGTTGATGGGCTTGAAATCTGGTCTGCTATTAAAACATGGGTTGAAGACTATATCCCCTGCTACTACCAGACAGATGAGATGGTCCAGAATGACGCAGAACTCCAATCCTGGTGGAAGGAGCTCAGAGAGGAAGGCCATGGTGACATGAAAGATAAACCTTGGTGGCCAAAAATGCAGACTCGTGAAGAGCTGGCAGAGTCATGCACCATAATCATATGGATTGCTTCTGCTCTCCATGCAGCTGTCAATTTCGGACAGTACCCTTATGCAGGCTACCTTCCAAACCGCCCTACAATAAGCCGCCGGTTCATGCCCGAAAAGGGAACTCCTGAATATGATGAGCTCGAGTCTGATCCTAATAAGGCATTCTTGAAAACCATTACTGCACAGCTTCAGACCCTTCTTGGGGTTTCCCTGATTGAAATATTGTCAAGGCATTCTACTGATGAGATCTATCTTGGACAAAGGGACAATCCTGAATGGACATCAGATGGGAAACCATTGAAGGCCTTTGAG
- the LOC132799767 gene encoding uncharacterized protein LOC132799767 — protein sequence MEDDDIVIAVLYNGTLVQNDSGDWEYRNGKNVMVSVGKRCTKSELEDEIFNSIEIDRNEYLLKLKWIYGRCAEKLDPTEIRCDRDVKCFLQEVRNGGMTMMRPPLYVEVISKVEHVCRNVHQTAFASDSGSNLHSFSCPPIGGRLPQASGTEPIQATSQEIMVQETQFRDQVDVRGGVWTSFNIHEGVDVGGDYAERFPNDEEYE from the coding sequence atggaagatgatgacattgtaattgcggttttatacaatggaacattggtacaaaatgatagtggtgattgggaatatcgaaatggtaaaaatgtaatggtttccgtcggcaagagatgcacaaaatcagagttagaggatgagattttcaattctattgagatagatcgaaatgaatatttgctaaagctaaaatggatatatggacgatgtgcagaaaagttggatcctacagaaatacgatgtgatagggatgtgaaatgctttcttcaagaagtgaggaatggagggatgacaatgatgcggcctccattgtatgttgaggtgatttcaaaagttgaacatgtatgtagaaatgttcatcaaacagcatttgcttcggatagtgggagtaatcttcattctttttcttgtcctccaattggcggtcgtctaccacaagcttccggtactgaaccaattcaggctacatctcaggaaattatggttcaagaaactcagtttagagatcaagttgatgttcgtgggggggtttggacatcatttaacattcacgaaggagttgatgttggaggtgactatgctgaacggtttcctaacgacgaggagtatgagtag
- the LOC107412026 gene encoding vacuole membrane protein KMS1-like isoform X2 has protein sequence MESSISGLREKQQRELENLTVATQPVKTLKYFVLSIVQCLRGFIAKCGWVLLLVITASILGCFAMTVGGPHEQELFNYLRFGLWWLALGVASSIGLGSGLHTFVLYLGPHIALFTIKTMQCGRVDIKSAPYDTIQLKSGPSWVDQDCSEFGPPLFPSQVPISSILPQVQLEAILWGIGTALGELPPYFISRAAHISGNKLEAVKELDSSPAEASGIVANHLHQIKLWLLSHSQYLNFISILVLASVPNPLFDLAGIMCGQFGISFWKFFLATLIGKAFIKTHIQTVFIISVCNNQLLDLIENKLIWLLSQFPVLGPLIPNLSGKLHTVKEKYMHASHQVPSNTKVKRWNLSFASIWNTVVWLVLVNFFIKIVTATAQSFLKEEHERELSKLTEKLRASEPSKYECSQASD, from the exons ATGGAGTCTTCAATCTCTG GACTCCGTGAGAAACAGCAACGCGAACTAGAAAATTTGACAGTTGCAACACAGCCCGTAAAGACATTGAAGTACTTCGTTTTGTCTATCGTTCAGTGTCTTCGAGGATTTATAGCAAAATGCGGCTGGGTTTTGCTTCTGGTTATCACAGCAAGTATTCTAGGATGCTTTGCTATGACAGTTGGCGGGCCTCATGAACAG GAGCTTTTTAATTATCTTCGATTTGGACTTTGGTGGCTTGCCCTTGGTGTAGCATCGTCAATTGGTCTGG GATCTGGTTTACATACATTTGTACTTTATTTGGGCCCTCACATAGCTCTGTTTACAATAAAAACAATGCAATGTGGTAGAGTTGACATAAAAAGTGCTCCATATGACACAATTCAGTTGAAAAGTGGCCCTTCATGGGTGGATCAAGATTGTTCAGAATTTGGACCCCCTCTTTTCCCATCGCAGGTTCCAATCAGTAGTATATTGCCACAGGTTCAGTTAGAGGCTATTCTATGGGGCATAGGAACTGCACTTGGAGAGCTTCCTCCATACTTCATATCAAGAGCTg CTCATATATCAGGCAACAAATTGGAAGCAGTGAAAGAACTGGATTCTTCCCCGGCTGAAGCTAGTGGAATTGTGGCTAATCACCTTCACCAGATTAAATTGTGGCTTCTTTCTCATTCACAGTATTTGAActttatttcaattttggttCTTGCTTCA GTACCAAACCCTCTATTTGACCTTGCCGGTATAATGTGCGGACAATTTGGCATTTCATTCTGGAAATTCTTTCTTGCAACATTGATTGGAAAGGCATTTATTAAAACTCACATACAG ACCGTTTTTATCATCTCAGTTTGCAATAATCAACTTCTTGACCtgatagaaaataaattgatttggCTGCTAAGCCAATTCCCAGTGCTCGGTCCTCTCATTCCTAACCTCAGTGGCAAATTGCATACTGTGAAGGAGAAGTATATGCATGCCTCTCATCAGGTCCCCTCAAATACCAAG GTGAAAAGATGGAACTTATCATTTGCTTCAATATGGAACACCGTTGTTTGGCTTGTTCTCGTGAATTTTTTCATCAAGATAGTGACAGCAACAGCACAGAGCTTCCTTAAGGAAGAACATGAAAGGGAGTTGAGCAAGTTGACAGAAAAGCTGCGTGCCTCAGAACCCTCAAAATATGAGTGCAGCCAAGCATCGGACTGA
- the LOC107412026 gene encoding vacuole membrane protein KMS1-like isoform X1, with the protein MESSISGLREKQQRELENLTVATQPVKTLKYFVLSIVQCLRGFIAKCGWVLLLVITASILGCFAMTVGGPHEQELFNYLRFGLWWLALGVASSIGLGSGLHTFVLYLGPHIALFTIKTMQCGRVDIKSAPYDTIQLKSGPSWVDQDCSEFGPPLFPSQVPISSILPQVQLEAILWGIGTALGELPPYFISRAGVVLIDASTVAHISGNKLEAVKELDSSPAEASGIVANHLHQIKLWLLSHSQYLNFISILVLASVPNPLFDLAGIMCGQFGISFWKFFLATLIGKAFIKTHIQTVFIISVCNNQLLDLIENKLIWLLSQFPVLGPLIPNLSGKLHTVKEKYMHASHQVPSNTKVKRWNLSFASIWNTVVWLVLVNFFIKIVTATAQSFLKEEHERELSKLTEKLRASEPSKYECSQASD; encoded by the exons ATGGAGTCTTCAATCTCTG GACTCCGTGAGAAACAGCAACGCGAACTAGAAAATTTGACAGTTGCAACACAGCCCGTAAAGACATTGAAGTACTTCGTTTTGTCTATCGTTCAGTGTCTTCGAGGATTTATAGCAAAATGCGGCTGGGTTTTGCTTCTGGTTATCACAGCAAGTATTCTAGGATGCTTTGCTATGACAGTTGGCGGGCCTCATGAACAG GAGCTTTTTAATTATCTTCGATTTGGACTTTGGTGGCTTGCCCTTGGTGTAGCATCGTCAATTGGTCTGG GATCTGGTTTACATACATTTGTACTTTATTTGGGCCCTCACATAGCTCTGTTTACAATAAAAACAATGCAATGTGGTAGAGTTGACATAAAAAGTGCTCCATATGACACAATTCAGTTGAAAAGTGGCCCTTCATGGGTGGATCAAGATTGTTCAGAATTTGGACCCCCTCTTTTCCCATCGCAGGTTCCAATCAGTAGTATATTGCCACAGGTTCAGTTAGAGGCTATTCTATGGGGCATAGGAACTGCACTTGGAGAGCTTCCTCCATACTTCATATCAAGAGCTg GAGTTGTACTAATAGATGCTTCAACTGTAGCTCATATATCAGGCAACAAATTGGAAGCAGTGAAAGAACTGGATTCTTCCCCGGCTGAAGCTAGTGGAATTGTGGCTAATCACCTTCACCAGATTAAATTGTGGCTTCTTTCTCATTCACAGTATTTGAActttatttcaattttggttCTTGCTTCA GTACCAAACCCTCTATTTGACCTTGCCGGTATAATGTGCGGACAATTTGGCATTTCATTCTGGAAATTCTTTCTTGCAACATTGATTGGAAAGGCATTTATTAAAACTCACATACAG ACCGTTTTTATCATCTCAGTTTGCAATAATCAACTTCTTGACCtgatagaaaataaattgatttggCTGCTAAGCCAATTCCCAGTGCTCGGTCCTCTCATTCCTAACCTCAGTGGCAAATTGCATACTGTGAAGGAGAAGTATATGCATGCCTCTCATCAGGTCCCCTCAAATACCAAG GTGAAAAGATGGAACTTATCATTTGCTTCAATATGGAACACCGTTGTTTGGCTTGTTCTCGTGAATTTTTTCATCAAGATAGTGACAGCAACAGCACAGAGCTTCCTTAAGGAAGAACATGAAAGGGAGTTGAGCAAGTTGACAGAAAAGCTGCGTGCCTCAGAACCCTCAAAATATGAGTGCAGCCAAGCATCGGACTGA
- the LOC107412027 gene encoding F-box protein At1g55000 codes for MGCCGDEDEDDILKHLNPSISTESLTPNLHHSSSSDSDVSGDVISPMNSHFSGLTCRDTLRIIFEKLPIPDLARASCVCRTWSSVASDRDILTKAFKAPWKLKEVIGEPLSGSFWRDNTIGKFAISHRIVRGDTVARLAVKYSVQVMDIKRLNNMMSEHGIYSRERLLIPISNPEILIGGICYVELDTYAKREVAVLYLDGSGPDLKTTSSMIRRTTSDLGMKRIIHSLKRSMHVDDGTAQYYLSISNGDPRAALSEFSEDLRWEKQVGLP; via the exons ATGGGTTGCTGTGGTGATGAAGACGAGGATGATATTCTCAAACACCTAAACCCCAGCATTTCCACCGAATCCCTAACCCCCAACCTTCACCACTCCTCCTCTTCCGATTCTGACGTCTCCGGCGACGTCATATCTCCGATGAACTCACACTTCTCGGGGCTTACTTGCCGCGACACCCTCCGCATCATCTTCGAGAAGCTGCCGATTCCGGACCTGGCTCGGGCGAGCTGCGTCTGTCGAACATGGAGCTCGGTGGCCTCCGATAGAGATATCCTCACCAAAGCTTTCAAAGCCCCTTGGAAATTGAAGGAAGTCATCGGAGAACCTCTCTCTGGAAGCTTTTGGCGGGACAACACTATTGGAAAGTTCGCGATTTCGCATCGGATCGTGCGCGGTGATACCGTAGCTAGGCTCGCCGTCAAGTACTCCGTTCAG GTTATGGACATAAAGCGATTGAACAATATGATGAGCGAGCACGGAATATACTCGAGGGAGAGGCTGTTGATCCCCATTAGCAATCCAGAGATTCTGATAGGGGGTATCTGCTATGTGGAGCTGGATACTTATGCGAAGAGGGAAGTGGCGGTGTTGTATCTGGATGGCAGTGGACCGGACCTCAAGACGACGTCGTCTATGATTCGCCGGACGACCTCCGACCTAGGCATGAAAAGGATCATTCATTCCTTGAAGAGAAGCATGCATGTCGATGATGGAACTGCTCAGTACTACTTGTCGATTTCCAATGGCGACCCTCGAGCTGCATTATCAGAATTCTCAGAGGACCTTAGATGGGAGAAGCAGGTGGGTTTGCCTTAG
- the LOC107412020 gene encoding protein AUXIN RESPONSE 4 translates to MAIITEEEEDQQQLKQPLKETTKSPKAQKPTSSPKPSSKSSESSTSNPFTFWFYFTIGVSLITLVFISLSSLSSQDPKSWFLSLPNSLRQHFAKGRNIKVQPHPNQSPIEVFSIEQGPVASENIVLVHGFGLSSYSFREVLRSLGNKGVHAIAIDLPGNGFSEKSVKVDREGTNGVLGRFWDVYSEIEEKGFFWAFDQLIETGQIPYEEIESRIAQRKVAKPIELGPEEIGKVLGQVIETLGLAPVHLVLHDSALGMTANWILENSKSVRSITLIDTSPKSLGALPLCVLKFPVLREIMFGFSFAHSWLIKSCCSRGFGALDLEAHRVLMKSKDAKAATVGMGKKFNYSFDIAEWGRSDELKGVPVKVLWSGSWSKEWSEEGNRVANALPRATFVTHSGGRWSQEDAADELAESIVQFVSSLPASVRKVEEEPIPEHIQKMFDETEKNGHHNHHHHHHHHGDAGHDHHHDGHVHGHAGYMDAYGLGQGHAW, encoded by the exons ATGGCGATTATTACAGAGGAGGAAGAAGACCAACAGCAACTCAAGCAACCGCTGAAAGAGACGACCAAATCACCTAAAGCCCAGAAACCCACTTCATCTCCCAAGCCAAGCTCCAAGTCCTCTGAGTCTTCGACATCAAATCCGTTTACTTTCTGGTTCTACTTTACAATTGGAGTCTCGCTCATAACTCTCGTAttcatttctctctcttctctctcatcACAAGACCCTAAATCTTGGTTCCTCAGCTTGCCTAACTCTCTTCGGCAACACTTCGCAAAGGGTCGAAACATAAAGGTCCAGCCACACCCAAACCAATCACCCATTGAAGTGTTTTCCATCGAGCAGGGACCAGTAGCTTCCGAAAATATTGTGCTTGTACATGGGTTCGGTCTTAGCTCATATTCTTTTCGGGAAGTTCTTCGATCCTTGGGTAATAAAGGAGTGCACGCGATTGCAATTGATTTACCTGGAAATGGATTTTCAGAAAAATCGGTGAAAGTGGATCGAGAGGGAACAAATGGGGTTTTAGGGAGGTTTTGGGATGTCTACAGTGAAATTGAAGAGAAGGGTTTCTTTTGGGCATTTGATCAGTTAATTGAAACTGGGCAAATTCCTTATGAAGAAATTGAATCTCGGATTGCACAGAGAAAGGTTGCGAAACCAATTGAACTGGGTCCAGAAGAGATTGGTAAGGTATTGGGACAAGTAATTGAGACATTGGGTTTGGCTCCAGTGCATTTGGTTTTGCATGATTCAGCTTTGGGGATGACAGCAAATTGGATATTGGAGAATTCAAAATCTGTGAGGAGTATAACGCTTATTGATACTTCCCCGAAATCTTTGGGGGCTTTGCCTTTGTGTGTCTTGAAATTTCCAGTTCTCAGGGAAATTATGTTTGGATTCTCATTTGCACATTCTTGGTTGATCAAGTCGTGTTGTTCTAGGGGGTTTGGCGCTTTGGATTTGGAGGCACATAGAGTTCTTATGAAGAGTAAGGATGCTAAGGCAGCCACCGTAGGAATGGGAAAGAAGTTTAATTACAGCTTTGATATTGCAGAATGGGGTCGTTCGGATGAGCTGAAAGGTGTGCCGGTGAAAGTGCTTTGGTCTGGTAGTTGGTCAAAAGAATGGAGCGAAGAAGGAAACCGCGTTGCAAATGCACTTCCACGAGCAACTTTTGTCACACATTCTGGTGGAAGGTGGTCTCAG GAGGACGCTGCTGATGAGTTAGCTGAAAGTATTGTCCAGTTTGTTTCTTCATTACCTGCATCTGTCAGAAAAGTTGAGGAAGAACCCATTCCTGAGCATATACAGAAGATGTTTGATGAGACTGAAAAGAATGGTCATCACaatcaccatcaccatcaccatcatcatggTGATGCTGGGCATGACCACCACCATGATGGTCATGTTCATGGTCATGCTGGTTATATGGATGCATATGGCCTTGGCCAAGGTCATGCATGGTGA
- the LOC107412019 gene encoding aminopeptidase P2, whose amino-acid sequence MHSLPTQAIMRPLSLSPTLSLSSSASGSSRYLCFLSLPIFHKPKSSYNFLFNVSHKVPPRFTVRSCSSISAKPSSELRKKRSGSDSDEKLRALRELFSRPGIGIDAYIIPSQDAHQSEFIAECYMRRAYISGFTGSAGTAVVTKDKAALWTDGRYFLQAEKQLSSSWILMRAGNFGVPTTSEWLNDFLPPGGRVGIDPFLFSSDAAEELKQDIAKKNHELVFIHDLNLVDEIWKESRPKPPNKPVRVHDIKYAGLDVASKLSSLRSELRDAGSSAIVISMLDEVAWLLNLRGSDVPHSPVMYAYLIVELDKAELFIDNSKVTTEVRAHLESAGIELKPYDSILREVESLASQGAQLWLDTSSVNAAIVNAYNTACERYYKSLENKSKSKTDDGINGWSSLPKGVYKVSPLSLAKAIKNAEELEGMRNSHLRDAAALAQFWDWLEEEIHKDVKLTEVEVADKLLEFRSKQAGFLDTSFDTISGSGANGAIIHYKPEPDSCSIVHANKLFLLDSGAQYVDGTTDITRTVHFGEPTRREKECFTRVLQGHISLDRAVFPENTPGFVLDAFARSFLWKIGLDYRHGTGHGVGAALNVHEGPQSISYRYGNMTPLQEGMIVSNEPGYYEDHAFGIRIENLLHVKEVDTPNRFGGIGYLGFEKLTFVPIQAKLVDLSLLSVEEVTWLNDYHSQVWEKVSPLLDGSARQWLWNKTRPLVKN is encoded by the exons ATGCACTCGCTTCCAACACAAGCAATAATGCGTCCCCTCTCTCTCTCGCCgacactttctctctcttcttctgcCTCAGGTTCTTCTCGATACCTTTGCTTTCTCTCCCTACCCATTTTCCATAAACCCAAGTCCAGCTACAATTTTCTCTTTAATGTTTCCCATAAGGTCCCTCCTCGTTTCACCGTCAGAAGTTGCAGTTCTATATCCGCCAAGCCATCTTCGGAGCTCCGAAAGAAACGTTCGGGTTCGGACTCGGACGAGAAGCTTCGCGCCCTCCGCGAGCTCTTCTCAAGACCTGGCATCGGCATCGACGCGTATATCATTCCCTCTCAGGACGCTCACCAG AGTGAGTTCATTGCTGAATGTTACATGAGGAGGGCCTATATATCTGGGTTTACTGGTAGTGCTGGAACTGCCGTTGTTACAAAGGATAAAGCAGCCCTTTGGACAGATGGGCGCTATTTTCTTCAG GCTGAGAAGCAGCTGAGCTCTAGTTGGATTCTTATGCGGGCCGGTAATTTTGGAGTTCCTACTACCAGTGAATGGCTTAATGATTTTTTGCCACCTGGAGGGAGAGTTGGCATTGATCCT tttcttttttcttccgaTGCTGCAGAGGAATTGAAGCAGGACATTGCAAAGAAGAATCATGAATTGGTTTTTATACATGATTTAAATCTTGTTGATGAAATATGGAAAGAATCAAGACCTAAGCCGCCAAATAAACCAGTTCGAGTGCATGATATAAAATATGCTGGTTTAGATGTGGCATCAAAATTGTCATCTCTGAGGTCTGAACTTCGTGATGCTGGTTCATCTGCAATTGTTATATCCATGCTTGATGAGGTTGCCTGGCTGTTGAACCTG AGAGGAAGTGATGTTCCACATTCACCTGTTATGTATGCATACTTGATTGTGGAGCTTGATAAAGCAGAACTCTTTATAGATAATTCTAAAGTCACCACAGAGGTGAGGGCTCACTTGGAGAGTGCAGGCATAGAGTTGAAGCCATATGATTCCATTCTTCGTGAGGTAGAAAG TTTGGCATCACAAGGGGCTCAACTTTGGTTAGATACTTCTTCTGTTAATGCTGCCATTGTCAATGCCTATAATACTGCCTGTGAAAGATACTATAAGAGCcttgaaaataaaagcaaaagtaAGACTGATGATGGCATCAATGGTTGGTCAAGTCTGCCCAAAGGGGTTTATAAAGTATCCCCTCTTTCTTTGGCCAAGGCAATAAAAAATGCTGAAGAGTTGGAAGGGATGCGAAATTCTCATTTAAG GGATGCAGCTGCTCTAGCTCAGTTTTGGGACTGGCTAGAAGAGGAAATCCATAAAGATGTGAAATTGACAGAGGTAGAAGTTGCAGACAAACTTCTTGAATTTCGTTCAAAGCAGGCTGGTTTCTTGGATACAAGCTTTGACACTATAAGtg GTTCTGGTGCAAATGGTGCTATTATACATTATAAACCAGAGCCAGATAGCTGTAGCATTGTGCATGCAAATAAACTCTTTCTGTTAGATAGTGGAGCTCAATATGTTGATGGGACGACCGACATAACAAGAACTGTACATTTTGGTGAACCTACCAGACGAGAAAAGGAATGCTTCACTCGAGTTTTGCAG GGTCATATATCTCTTGATCGGGCAGTATTTCCAGAAAACACGCCAGGTTTTGTCTTGGATGCATTTGCTCGTTCTTTTCTTTGGAAGATTGGACTTGATTACCGGCATG GAACTGGTCATGGTGTGGGTGCTGCATTGAATGTTCATGAGGGTCCTCAAAGTATTAGCTACCGATATGGAAATATGACTCCTCTACaggaaggcatgattgttagcAATGAACCTGGCTATTATGAAGACCATGCCTTCGGAATTCGGATTGAA AATCTGCTACATGTGAAAGAGGTCGACACGCCAAATCGCTTTGGAGGAATTGGTTACCTGGGTTTCGAAAAGCTCACATTTGTTCCAATTCAA GCTAAATTGGTCGACCTGTCTTTGCTTTCTGTTGAAGAGGTCACTTGGCTCAATGATTACCATTCGCAAGTTTGGGAAAAG GTATCCCCATTGCTAGATGGTTCTGCTCGACAGTGGCTTTGGAACAAAACACGGCCACTTGTCAAGAATTGA